ATAATCCATTAATTGAATTAATAATACTGGAGTTATATTGAAAGTTACACTTCCAGATGTTAAATATTTATCTACTAAATCTGCCATATATGGGTAATCATTTATTGCATGAGCTCTAACCCAAGGCATTTCTGCGTTTAAATCTCCAGGTATTTTATATGATGGTTGATGATGATGCCACACTATAGCAACCTTTAAAGGTTCTTTATTATCATCACCTCTAGGAATTTTTGCTAAAAAAGATTCTATCTCATTTTCATCAATGTTTTTTACTTCTGGAGCATTTTCTTCAGTAGATTGTGGTGGGATATCTCTCCATGAAGCAACAGTATCATTTTGAGTTTGTTCAATATCTTCTACTATCACAACTCTATTAGGTATTTCCTCACCATTTTCATCTTTTTCTACTGTATCCCAATTACCTCTAGTATATTTATATTCTAAACGTTTTCCAACTTCAGTTTCTAAAATAAAGGTAGCTTTATTACCTTTTCTTGACATAGTTAGTTGGCCAGGATCCCACGCATTAAAGTTTCCAACTATATATATATTATCAGAAGAAGGAGTGTTATTTGGTAAAGTAACGACAAAGGTAACTTTAGCTTTTTCGCCAGGTTGTGCCTTTGTTTTTATTTCAGCTGGTATATCAGCCCAGCTTTTTACTTCATCTTCTATAATTTTATTTTCATCAGCAACAACCTTTCTATTGCTAATTTCTCCACCATTTTCATCTTTTTCTACAGTTCCCCAATTACCTCTAGTATATTTATATTCTATTTCAGTACCTTTTTCTACTGATAATTTTACTTCCCATATATTGCCTGTTCTTTCTAAAACATAATTCTCATCACCCGGATTCCAATCATTAAAAGAACCTACAATATATACGCTTTCATCTTCAGGAGTATTTGTAGGTAAAGTAACCTTGAAGGTTAATGTTATTAAAGATACTTCAGGTTCTTCTACAGTTGTTTCTTCTGAAGGTGCTGTTTCAGAAGGAGTAACTTCTGAAACAATAGGTATTTCATCATTTGCAGAAGTTTTTTGTGCTCCACAACTGATCAAAAAAATAGATAAAAGTGACATTAAAACAATAATAGCTAACTTACGCATACTTTTTGTAACCCCCTTTTAAAAATTTGGTATTTATGTATTTATTACATTATAATTTCAAACATATTTAATTATACCTCATTATTAAATAAAATTTCAAATTATTAACTGATTAATATTTAAAATTATTTATTCATATTTAAGTTTAAATGCATTTGTTTTGAAAAGAATGAATAATATGATAAAATTCATTTAGAAAATTAGAAATGGAGGGAGAAGTATGGAATTAATAAGAACAATTTCTGAAATGAAAGAAATTAGAAATAAAAAAGAAGGAAAAACTATAGGTTTTGTACCTACTATGGGATATTTGCACAAAGGGCATTTGTCTTTGGTTGAACAAGCAAGAAAAGATAATGATATTGTTGTTGTTAGTATATTTGTAAATCCAACTCAATTTGGTCCTAACGAAGATTTTGATAGGTATCCAAGAGATTTAAATAGAGATATGGAATTATTAAGGCCATTTAATGTAGACTATATATTCAACCCAGATGTAGAAGAAATGTATCCAAAGAATTATTCCACATATGTTGAAGAAATTAAGTTAACGAAGGTATTATGTGGTAAATCTAGACCAGGCCATTTTAAAGGTGTAACAACAATTGTTAGTAAATTATTTAATATCGTAAGACCAACAAAAGCTTATTTTGGTCAAAAAGATGCTCAACAATTTAGAGTGTTAAGGAAAATAGTTGATGATTTAAATATGGATGTAGAAATGGTAGAAATGCCTATAATTCGTGAAGAAGATGGATTGGCAATGAGTTCTAGAAATATATATTTAAATGAAGAAGAAAGAAAACAAGCATTAGCTTTAAGTAAATCTTTGAAAAAAGCAAAAGAATTATTTGAAAATGGTGAAAGAGACACAAAAAAGATCAAAGAAGAGATGAAAAAAATATTTGACGAAAACCCATTAGTAAAAATTGATTATATAGAAATAGTTGATGAATACACTTTAGAAAATGTTGAAAAAATTGAAAATAAGGTTTTAGTTGCTGTAGCTGCTTTTGTTGGGAAAGCACGATTAATAGACAATATAATATTAGGGTGATAGTATGTTTAAAATATCTATGAGGGGGATAATAAATATATTTTCAATATTAATATTAGCCATATCTGTATTTTTAGTAATATACTTTATTGATATAAATATGGATAATAGTTATTTTAATCCGATTTCCGACAGTATTTTAAATGGATTAAATGAAAAAGGAAAATATATTTCACTATATTTTGAAAGTGAAATAGATAGATTGAAATTAATTCCAAAAGATTTTTCATATAGTTCAACAGAAACTGGAGAAATTTTGCAAAAATTAAAAGATCAATTAAAAAAATATCCAGAATTTGAAGAATTTTTTATAGCA
This genomic interval from Marinitoga litoralis contains the following:
- the panC gene encoding pantoate--beta-alanine ligase, translating into MELIRTISEMKEIRNKKEGKTIGFVPTMGYLHKGHLSLVEQARKDNDIVVVSIFVNPTQFGPNEDFDRYPRDLNRDMELLRPFNVDYIFNPDVEEMYPKNYSTYVEEIKLTKVLCGKSRPGHFKGVTTIVSKLFNIVRPTKAYFGQKDAQQFRVLRKIVDDLNMDVEMVEMPIIREEDGLAMSSRNIYLNEEERKQALALSKSLKKAKELFENGERDTKKIKEEMKKIFDENPLVKIDYIEIVDEYTLENVEKIENKVLVAVAAFVGKARLIDNIILG